In Saprospiraceae bacterium, the sequence TAGTGGCTATCCCTTCTACGATCTCTCCATCAGATGGTATAGTGTCCCCTGCTTCACAAAATACCAAATCACCTTTTTTTAATTGAGAAGAAGGAATAATTATAATCTCGGCATCATCTGTTTTTCCAATCGCTGAAATCTTCCGGGCTGGTGTCTCTTGCCTGGTTTTGCGCAAACTATCTGCTTGTGCCCGACCTCTGGCTTCGGCAATGGCTTCGGCAAAATTGGCAAACAATAGCGTCAATAATAATACGAGGAAGATTATAAAATTGTATCCAATGCCACCCTGTGATTGATTGCCTGTCAGGATCCACAGGCAGACTATGAACATGATAGCCGTTCCGATTTCAACGGTAAACATAATCGGATTGCGGAACATGAATTTAGGATTGAGCTTGATGAAAGCCTGCCTCAATGCTTCCAAAACCAGGTTCTTTGCAAATAGAGAAGTATTCTTTGTCATAATCTGAATTATTTAGGCATTGAAAAATATTCTGCAATAGGTCCCAGTGCAAGAGCAGGAAAAAATGCCAGTGCTGCCACTAAGCCGATCACTGCAAAAACCATCAAACCAAAGGTGGAAGTATCAGTTTGCAGGGTACCATCATTTTCCGGGATATATTTTTTATTAGCCAGAATGCCTGCAATGGCCACAGGGCCAACAATTGGCAGATATCGCCCTAATAAAATGACCAGTCCGCAAGCGGTGTTCCAGAATGCCATGTTGTCGCCTAATCCTTCAAACCCACTTCCATTATTGGCACTCGATGAAGTGAATTCATATAACATTTCGCTGAAACCATGATGTCCCGGGTTATTTAGCCATGATGCATAAGCTCCCGGATGTCCTGTATACAAATAGCAGGACAGTGCAGTACCAACTAAGATCAGGAAAGGATGTAGTAAAGCAACCATCATGGCAATTTTCATCTCCCTGGCTTCTATTTTTTTGCCAAGAAATTCAGGTGTTCTGCCAACCATCAATCCACTGATGAAAACAGCCAGTATTATAAAAATGTAGAAATTTAGAAATCCAACCCCTACGCCTCCATAAAAACAATTTACCATCATACCCAATAAGGCGAACATGCCGGTCAATGGAGTCATGCTGTCATGCATAGAATTTACCGAGCCATTGCTGGAACAGGTAGTGTTGATAGCCCAGTAGGCTGAAGCAGCAGCCCCAAAGCGCATCTCTTTTCCTTCCATACTGCCCATGTCTTGAGCAATCTCCATCTGTCGGAAGGCTGGATTACCTTTCATTTCATGGAAAATCGAAGGTATACACAAGAGCAAAAAACCCAAGGACATTACACCAAATATGGTCCATGCCAATTTTCTCCTCTTTAGTACATAACCCAGAGCGAATAGCATAGAAATAGGGATTAAGAAGATCGATATATTTTCAAGTATATTAGTCAGATAGCTGGGGTTTTCAAACGGATGTGCAGAATTGACGCCGAAAAATCCACCACCATTGGTTCCCAATTGTTTTATAGCAACAAAAGCGGCGACCGGCCCCCGGCTCACGGCTACCGTATCACCTTCAAGGCTGATCATACTGTCCTTACCTTGTAAGGTCATGGGTGTATCATTGAATACAAGGCATACAGCCAGCAAAAGCGCCATAGGAAGCAGGATGCGGGTACAACTTCTAACAAACAACGAATAAAAATTAGCATACCTTCTTGCGCTGCGCGCTTTCATAGCAATAAAAACCACAGCACATATAGCGATGCCGGTACCCGCACTGATAAACTGCCATACCATTAATGTCAATTGCCCCAAATAGGACAAGCCATTTTCACCAGAATAATGTTGTAAGTTGGTATTGGTAATAAAACTCACCGATGTATTGAAGGCCAGGTCACCCGACATAGATAGGTTCTGATCCGGATTGAGTGGCAACCATCTCATATTGGTGAGGATGAACATAGAAAAAACAAACCATACTACATTAATAGTTAACAAGGCGGTCAAATGCTGCTTCCAATTCATCTCTCTGAGTGGATCTACACCGCTTAATTTGAAAAATATTTTGTCCAATGGGTCGAATATATTATCGACCCAAGTT encodes:
- the kdpA gene encoding potassium-transporting ATPase subunit KdpA, whose amino-acid sequence is MNTEINGIILMYLLVILMAIPLGKYIGKIFNYEKTWVDNIFDPLDKIFFKLSGVDPLREMNWKQHLTALLTINVVWFVFSMFILTNMRWLPLNPDQNLSMSGDLAFNTSVSFITNTNLQHYSGENGLSYLGQLTLMVWQFISAGTGIAICAVVFIAMKARSARRYANFYSLFVRSCTRILLPMALLLAVCLVFNDTPMTLQGKDSMISLEGDTVAVSRGPVAAFVAIKQLGTNGGGFFGVNSAHPFENPSYLTNILENISIFLIPISMLFALGYVLKRRKLAWTIFGVMSLGFLLLCIPSIFHEMKGNPAFRQMEIAQDMGSMEGKEMRFGAAASAYWAINTTCSSNGSVNSMHDSMTPLTGMFALLGMMVNCFYGGVGVGFLNFYIFIILAVFISGLMVGRTPEFLGKKIEAREMKIAMMVALLHPFLILVGTALSCYLYTGHPGAYASWLNNPGHHGFSEMLYEFTSSSANNGSGFEGLGDNMAFWNTACGLVILLGRYLPIVGPVAIAGILANKKYIPENDGTLQTDTSTFGLMVFAVIGLVAALAFFPALALGPIAEYFSMPK